The genomic DNA ACTTATTTTTTTATGCGAGACTCTGGCGCTTAAACAATGTATAATGCTTTaccttgatttaaataaaataccttttttcTCAAATTGACAATTACATACGTTTAGTTTTTATACGATAGATGATGAAGATCTACCTGAAGGACCACCCCCTGCAGGCAGTGATTTAGGTAAGTGTCAAcggtaatattttcttttcttctataatgCTATGATTCCACAAAATGTCATGCAACTGTACGCAGTGAATAGTCTTTCCCCTCTGTAGGAAGTTGGAAAAGTGACACCATAGCCTCCTTGAAATACAACTTTCCTCTTAAAGTCTAAGCAATAAGAAATGATGTCTGGTTAGcaaattgtttttcctttgaccaTTTCCAGTAAAGTAGAAGTTCATAATTTTGCAATGTTACCATCACTTGGTTCAATATTGTCACTTCAGAGAAACCTTTTCTAATACAATTATAGAACTTGTGCagtatttttaataaacttgttcaaaccaagtattgtttttttcataaaatagatgtggacaagaaaaataataaaaaagagaaggTGTGGAAGAAGTGGAATGGTGAAGTAAAGTAAACAGTAACCTAACAACAACTGACATTACAATAAACTGGGCTAACATTTGTTTTAGATGCCATTTTCCACAGTATttagaaaatctttaatttatcaTGCTCATGCGaaaagaagttaaattttagaaacagtATGGggcccaagaaatatttttcaatctgtaacaaacagagattattccatggaaagtgtgcacaaatgagatttattgcatcaaacaaaaattaacatgtgagcCTAGTGaacaagtgaatttttttgatCAACGCGACAAGtggataaaaattgttcaagcattttccatggtatgatgcttccatttcatacataccaaaattttttcttactgTCCAACAAAGATTGGAAGCTaacaactgtgaaaatacattgtttgtttcattagaGCCACAAATGATACTACTAAACAGTGTAAATCcttatttgtattaaaataaattccatttcttaacaattctcaaatagaagattaaataatttttcaaagatttaaaggtgagaaggaaaaaaaaggtgatactatatgattatttttgactgttgacaaagaaattaaaatttattacagatcaaaaaaaaaaccctttgaaggtccaTTGCAACAGTTTCCAGCACATACACATATACAaagactgttttatttccaatccaACAAAAGCTGCCATAAGCAGgcattgaaagataaaaatctatgataatacaaatagggattttagGGCAAAAGGGTAATTTATTTAGATCTTATGAGTATAGTTGTCAGTTGGGTAACATCTCCTTGCAAGTGCATTGCCTTAcctcaacttttcattttttttttctatcaaagaaataaaaaatgtttcaacttagGAGGGAGAGGCCACTCCTACACGGTGGATGTGGTGACCATGCCCACCACGTCAAccatattaaaaatataaaatatgaatcaaaatgaaatcaactgtctctcattcattttataaatgtaaatttgcagCAGATTAAAAACAACGGAtggccaatattcctcagtagAATTTGAGCAAGAAAAGTTAGCAAGTGATTCATCACATTGCAACTGGACtaaactttttagttttaaatttggtgcctttcaaaacaaaaatacatggattATGATCGTTTCACAGGAACGGTCTGCATGGAAAAGTGCAGAACAAGTAAGAACCAGATCAGTGCTGGTAATTACCTCCATActaccgtagttattcggttataaggcacactcggctataagacgcacccccaattAAGCAATTTCATTATtacatgttttcaaactgaaaatatcgctaaaatacttggttataaggcgcatCGTTGTTTAGAGAGTAAAGAtcggtcaagtttattgtaaattctttcataaacttacaaaaaagcgaaaaagtcgcgtattgattttagtttaccgttaattaacaaaagcagatttgtcgcacacgcgaccacgcgcacaaacaaaagccttgattaaacaaaagcaaaaggtcacacacataaacaaaagccgaaaaatgtcacacatTTAATCACAGTGATAAACGTATGGcaaaaaaagtcacacatttaATGCAACCTATCGGTACACATTAATTTTTAGCCTTCCCTCTCGGGAAACATGGTTTTAAAGTATAAAAACAATTCGATCAACAAAATCAGTAGTCGCAAATTTACTTCACCTGGTGAACATTATCTTGCGAAGTCTACATTCACCACAATCATGCCAACACTCGCCGTCATTCTTACTATCtcaactttaagttgaaaatcGTAGTTGAAGCTGAAGCTGTTAACAACAATCGAGAGACAGCGAGGGAATACGGAATTTCCAAATCAATGGTTTGGAAGTGGCGCAATCGGCAGGACATCTTGTATCACCTTGTCAAGCGCGCTTTCATGGGCTGTTACCGACCAAAAGATCCCGAACTTCATCAACCGTAGGCCGACCGGTTCAGTGATCAAAGGAGCCAAGGTAAGCAAATGCCTTCTTATCTAAtacattaaagttcacacggcaaccagctggccaatcagacatagtttgatgctactctggtttgcagatttaatgaatgtaaccgaagttacaattcatagaccaaacgtttcgacactcctgtctagtgccttcatcaggggtgatctagaCGCTgtaacaagaggtccttttatatgatcactaattagcggccttcttttttctgacgaggtgtaaataagcgtcaggaagcaaaccacCATCGTCACGATCTAAACCTCcccccaaaaacattcaaaaggatgtttccAATGCacttatagctctcaaaaaggatccggtCGTATTATCTGCTGGCAAGGGTAattgttgtggttatggacaaacagcaatatcacgacaaagctttgactctgcttaatgacaagagtacgtatgctgtcttaaactctgatcctatCAGTAAAacctcaaagaaagttaaacaaaatgttgcttgatttgcaaaaagctggtaaaattagtgactctacgtacaaaatgttagacagtagtgacggcttatgtccacgtttttataaaattcatacttatgcaatttctggttatcttgcgagaattttgtcgcctgttgttgggaatactgataacactgtcaaaaattcctgcgaatttgcggatttcataaaagataaaactcttaacgcttgtgaagaattagtatctttcgacgttttttcgctcttcactaaaatccaaatgggcaaatggctatacaaaaacttttctccgtaactgccaaaaaccagttacaaatagtaacgctcttgatgaaagcgaaccagcgactggttttgctgttattccttacatacagggtgttacgaaTCAACTTATTCTACAATAGATGATCTCTTTATTCCAAGACATGATTACTACCATATTTCAGAGATCTAACTCATAGCCAATTGGCAGAGATTTTTCTGCATTTAAGAGTCGACAAGCTTCGCGCAGGGTGCATAGCACAAGAGGAAAGTGACCAGTAAAAAATTGAAGTATTGACATGCCCGCATGACACTCCCGCCATCTgcaagcgattttaaacttctgtctCCAAAGATCAGTTCTGGCCAGGATAtactttaatgttttttttggcAATGTGATTTTAAATGTGACATTTCCACATCAGCGTGTTCTTGAGCTTTTGTAAAGCCGGAAGTCATCCTGCTCTACTGGAGCAGATAACTTCAGACACGTATTTCTCCAGAAGTTCGTCAGGTATACTCTTTCCCCTCTTTTAGTCGTATTTTTAAGCTCtgtacgatttttttaaatgtgaagTGCTTCGGACCTATTTTTAGGATGCGCAACGCTTCTCCTTTTGCGATCCTATCTTAACGCCACTTAAAAAGTGTTTACGTGCCGGCACGACTCCTGCTAAGCGTTGAGTAAGTATAAACGAATCTCTCCGCAGTTATCCGTATATTGACAAAAACAGAGGCGTGGTTGACAAGGATCCCTTCAGATGCTACATCAAATTCATTCTTGAAATATGGAAGGTATTCTTATtaactaaaccttacaaaacgcttgaaaacacaaaaattaaaccagATTTTAGTGGTTTGTTTAATACTTAAACTACTGTCTTAACTTTACTGAATTCGTTTTACTCAAAAGCCTTACGTAGGTCAACATTGTTTCGTGTCTAATATAACTTttgcgtgaaaaacaaaaaattgttgagtacaTAATCATTACTGCCTCCTGagaatattagaaaaaaaagcagcaaaaattggaataaatctcCCCTAACCAGGGATAGCTCTTTTTTTAATGTCGATGAAATaccggatagagtattttctctacttatttctatttaatttatccatctaaaagtcttttaactctgttcccttcgagtacttgtcattatttactctatcggggtcttttttcctgcaagaaaaaaattgaaataacccaatttattattacctcaattactattttggatataaagcaaacacaattacaccaagcacgatatataaaaataattggcTATTACTTGTGTCTCGTTGGTAGAGAGGCATCTGTgagattctatattttacaccAGAGAGCAAAGATAGTAActcttgaaaaaggaaaaaaaagggtgcgtaaatatatatatatatatatatttacatatatatatatatatatatatataaccatcctcacatctaatttaactttaatttatgaaatacctgttctcaccgAGTCTTGCCGCTGGTTGTCAAACTCgagtctcacatcatctccaatcagcgtaaacgaagcccagtcagagatttttttcaaggggttttttctcatccacttcatggcctgatgaagggattcactggcacttccaccttcaatgaggtgttcgtagaaccgactcatcagctgctctgttgctgagtctggaatggcccacagtgcaaccaacaccgagcgagcaccggatcctaagaacgcacgggcaattcctataactccctcggctcttatctctccacttccactgtgacagcagctaagtaccaccagtttagctctgactttcactcgtgagacatcagccatcgtcaacatgtaagcttccaTCGGTGGGAGAGCGGTTTGACTGTTGGGACAGGGATTGGGGGAGAGTGCAATTTCCCCTCTTTCCGcgttaccatgggcagcaaaatgtatcaagctcactgaacttatccgctccagtaccgcctgcttcgttgctttctcttcaactagaggcggaacacccaccagttgtccgaccatctccgcttcctttcttgcagcTGGCAATGATTGCAGCCAATTAACtttgggattgcctattaccaaggcaccagtgttgctgtgatagtcctctggactatcttgaatgttcttgagtgttgtcaacgAAGGAATGATACGGATCTTATGAGTCTCTGACAagtattcggctccctccttttcacttagggcagcaaagggaactttgtacaacctgcggtcaggaacaataattacttcaggctcatcaagcaaatcataaacgggggcaatgaacattttgtaacacaagtatagacttgaaatcatttctcgtcctcgtcctcgtcctcgtcctcgtccaaaagtcgcaatcttgctgagctcttttgcgcgggggagagaggttgcaatttaatcgtatttaaagaccgatcttcacaatctttagtgggcaaaataccaagactccggaaattataatccaaaaattgactcacagacaaatctttgggtaacccagcctgaactagattctcttctggtgatactcttctatagtgaaggactccacttgttttcaagatccacaaatgcagacgattctgaaaataagaaatgtacagacaagtacagtttcttttctttcttaaaatgtcctcaatgccaaaccaagattgtcgattagcagagatgtgcgtttcaaccgagtacttctctgccattaagtctgataggcctctagctcgacccaactcctcaacataaagagcatcccgagcatttccggtgtcacaaagcaaagtagATAGCCGCTTGTAGGGGAATATTCCTGTgtcctccagaaatgatgttttgaactgatcattggcgcccaagaaatatctcagctcctcatacttttcaatgcacaggtGAAGACACGACAgagagtctttgattttatcttGACATAAATACAAAACGGCGTAACCTCGGAGGATATCAAACTCTCCTCTtccatctccaatatctctggatatgaatagagctttctccaagcatacttccgaagcttcaaaatcaccaacagttctaaaaaaaattccaaggtttccatagtcagttgcctccccttctctgtcgccaatttcagttgtgatgacaagcgctttttggagatactcttcagccttgtcgtattggccaagcgacgtaaacacagtacctaggttccataacatgatgcttcccctctctgtcgccaatttcagttgatgacaagcgctttttgggagatactcttcagccttgtcgtattggccaagcgacctaaacacagtacctaggtttccgtagtcagttgcctccccttctctgtcgccaatttcagttctgatgacaagcgctttttggagatactcttcagccttgtcgtattggccaagcgacgtaaacacagtacctaggtttccataacatgatgcttcccctcctctgtcgccaatttcagtttgatgacaagcgctttttggagatactcttcagccttgtcgtattggccaagcgacctaaacacagtacctaggtttccataacatgatgcttccccttctctgtcgccaatttcagttctgatgacaagcgcttttggagatactcttcagcctgtcgtattggccaagcgactgaaaacacagtacctaggtttccataacatgatgcttcccctcttctgtcgccaatttcagttgtgatgacaagcgctttttggagatactcttcagccttgtcgtattggccaagcgacctaaacacagtacctaggtttccataacatgatgcttcccctcctctgtcgccaatttcagttctgatgacaagcgctttttggagatactcttcagccttgtcgtattggccaagcgacctaaacacagtacctaggtttccataacatgatgcttcccctcctctgtcgccaatttcagttctgatgacaagcgctttttggagatactcttcagccttgtcgtattggccaagcgacctaaacacagtacctaggtttccataacatgtgcctccccttctctgtcgccaatttcagttctgatgacaagcgctttttggagatactcttcagccttgtcgtattggccaagcgacctaaacacagtacctaggtttccataacatgatgcttcccctcctctgtcgccaatttcagttctgatgacaagcgctttttggagatactcttcagccttgtcgtattggccaagcgaccgtaaacagtacctaggtttccataacatgatgcttcccctcctctgtcgccaatttcagttgtgatgacaagcgcttttttttggagatactcttcagccttgtcgtattggccaagcgacctaaacacagtacctaggtttccataacatgatgcttcccctctctgtcgccaatttcagttctgatgacaagcgctttttggagatactcttcagccttgtattggccaagcgacgtaaacacagtacctaggtttccataacatgatgcttccccttctctgtcgccaatttcagttctgatgacaagcgctttttggagatactcttcagccttgtcgtattggccaagcgacgtaaacacagtactaggtttccataacatgatgcttcccctcctctgtcgccaatttcagttgtgatgacaagcgctttttggagatactcttcagccttgtcgtattggccaagcgactgaaacacagtacctaggtttccatagtcagttgctccccttctctgtcgtcgccaatttcagttctgatgacaagcgctttttggagatactcttcagccttgtcgtattggccaagcgacgtaaacacagtacctaggtttccataacatgatgcttcccctctctgtcgccaatttcagttgtgatgacaagcgctttttggagatactcttcagccttgtcgtattggccaagcgacgtaaacacagtacctaggtttccataacatgatgcttccccttctctgtcgccaatttcagttgtgatgacaa from Pocillopora verrucosa isolate sample1 chromosome 2, ASM3666991v2, whole genome shotgun sequence includes the following:
- the LOC136279030 gene encoding tetratricopeptide repeat protein 28-like, translating into MNQKNGVAIKSSEGISSTNILDASEVCLEKALFISRDIGDGRGEFDILRGYAVLYLCQDKIKDSLSCLHLCIEKYEELRYFLGANDQFKTSFLEDTGIFPYKRLSTLLCDTGNARDALYVEELYKVPFAALSEKEGAEYLSETHKIRIIPSLTTLKNIQDSPEDYHSNTGALVIGNPKVNWLQSLPAARKEAEMVGQLVGVPPLVEEKATKQAVLERISSVSLIHFAAHGNAERGEIALSPNPCPNSQTALPPMEAYMLTMADVSRVKVRAKLVVLSCCHSGSGEIRAEGVIGIARAFLGSGARSVLVALWAIPDSATEQLMSRFYEHLIEGGSASESLHQAMKWMRKNPLKKISDWASFTLIGDDVRLEFDNQRQDSVRTGKKTPIE